The region CTTATACTTAAATCACCAACGCCTGGAAGGTTTTTATTCATGGCTGCGCCAGGAAGTAAAGGTCCGTTTTCAATTACAATATTACCTATATTTTTAACATTTCCAAGGCATGCATCTATGGCAATTATAAATGGATTTTTGTAGTTATTTTTAATAAAATCCATTGTTTCACGTAGATTTTTTGCATGTACTGGATTTTCAAGATTTCCAAGTACTAAAAACTTATCTTTTAATAGATCCCATAATTTGTGTCCAACAAGAGGACCTAAACTGTCGCCAGTAGATCGATCAGTACCTATACATAAAAATATAATATCTTTATTATTTCTTAGGGAAGTAGCAAGTTCACAACTTAAATAGTTGCTAAAATTAGTTATCAAATTTTTATCATCAATGTTAAATACAACTTTTTTCTTCATATATAAATCCTCCTACTTTGATTATGGACAGATTTGTGGCATTTTATGCGTTTAATAGATTTTTTTTTAATTTTATTGAAATATTATGAGAAAATATATATATTATAAGTACCATTACTTTATTGGAGGCTATATTGATGAACTTTTTAAATAAATTTAATTTTAATATTGAAAGTGGAACAGCTAAGATTGGTAGTTTTAAATTTAATTTGTATAATATTTTTTCAGGAATAGTAAAAGTTTTAATTATAATAGTATTAATGTATGTTTCGATTAAAATCATCAATAAGGTTATTGATAGAACATTAAAAAAGCAGCAAGAATTCAGATTCTCTATTGATAAAAAAAGAAGTAAAACAATAGGGGCTATATTAAAAAGTATTGTTAAGTATTGTATTTATTTCTTTGGTATAATGGGAATATTAACTCAGATATTAGGCAATAAGTTATTTTCTACAATAAGCATAACTTTTGCAAGTATGGGTGGAATTGCAGTAGGTCTTGGTGCTCAGAGTCTTATCAAAGATGTTGTAAATGGATTTTTTATACTCTTTGAGGATCAGTATTCTGTAGGCGATTATATAACTATAGATACTAATTCAGGGATTGTGGAAAGTATAGAGCTTAGGGTTACTAAAATAAGAAATTTTAATGGTGATCTACATATCATACCAAATGGCAAAATAGCAGAGGTTATAAATCATTCTAGAGGACCAATTACAATAAATGTAATTGTTAGTATAGCTTATGAGGAAAGTATTGATAAAGCAATGAACGTTATAAATAATGCGTGTGATAAATTTTCAAATGGTAATGAGGACGTAGTTGAAAAACCTAAGGTAGTTGGAATTACAGAGTTTGGAGCTAGTGGTGTAACTATTAAAGTGTCTGGAAAAGTAAAACCAATGAAACAATGGTCAAATGAAAATCAACTGAGAAAATGTATAAAGGAAGCTTTAGATGAGGCTAATGTAGAAATACCTTATAATAAAGTACAGTTTGTAGGAGGAGATAAAAATGAACAAGGAATTTGATTTGGGTGATATTGTTGAAATGAAAAAGCAGCATCCATGTGGAACAAATAGATGGGAAATCATAAGAGTTGGTGCAGATATAAAAATAAAGTGTATTAACTGTGGTAGGATAATAATGCTTCCAAGAAGTAGTTTTGAAAAAAGATTAAAAAAAGTTTTAGAAAAGAAAGAAGAAAATTGATTTTTTCAAAGTTATGAGGTATAATAAGAAATTGTGAGTCCCTGCTGTGGCGTAAGTTTTTCACAGCCGTTAAGACCATAGGGAGGAGGTGAACGGTAATGAATAAGTATGAAACTTTATTTATACTTAACCCATCATTGGATGAAGAAGCCGTAAATAATAATATTGAAAAGTTTAAGGCTGTAATCACAAATGGTGCTGGAGAAGTTGGTAATGTAGATTTATGGGGCAAGAGAAAGCTTGCTTATGAAATAAATAAATTAAATGAAGGAATCTATGTTTTAATTAATTTTAATTCTGATTCACAATTACCAAAAGAATTAGACAGAGTATTTAGAATTTCAGATGATATTGTAAGACATTTAATTGTTAATTTAGAAAAATAAAAGCCTAAAGGTGATGTTTATATGAATAAGGTTGTTTTAATAGGAAGATTAACTAAAGATCCTGAGTTGAAATTTACTCCCGGGACAGGAACAGCCGTTGCATCATTTACTTTGGCTGTAGATAGAAGATTCAAACGAGAAGGTCAGCCAGAAGCTGATTTTGTCCCTATAGTTGTATGGGGAAAACAAGCTGAATCTACAGCTAATTACATGAGTAAAGGAAAACTTATGGGAGTTAGCGGAAGAATACAAACTAGATCTTATGATGCTAAGGATGGAACTAGAAGATACGTTACAGAAGTTGTTGCTGAGGAAGTTCAATTTCTTGAATGGGGAAATTCTAGTAATAATGCTGCAGCAAATAATAATGATCAATATAATAATGGAAATCAAAATGGTTCGATGCAAATACCAGAGAATAATGATATAACACCGATAGATGATGGAGATATCCCATTTTAATTTCTTAATGTAAGGAGGGAAAAGAAAATGGCAAGAGATAACGGAAACAGAGAAAGAGATAACGGAAACAGAAGATCAGGCGGAAGAAACAGAAGAATGAAGAGAAAAGTTTGTGCTTTCTGTATGGATAAGAGCGAAAGCATAGATTACAAGGATATAAACAAATTAAGAAAGTACGTTACTGAAAGAGGAAAGATTCTTCCAAGACGTATTTCTGGAAACTGTGCAAAACATCAAAGAGAGTTAACAATTGCAATAAAGAGAGCAAGAAATATTGCTTTATTGCCTTTTACAACTGAGTAGTAAAGATTGATTTTTATGACTGCCCCAAGATATTTTGGGGCAGTTTTTTAATAATTTTTTGAACTAAAAGTTAACACAGTTAGCTAGTTATTGATTTATGTTAATGTAATGTGTTAAAATAGAAAACAGTGATTTAAATAAATTATCTGAATGTAGGTGGTATAGCAAATGAAAAAGTTTTTTTCATTTATGGTAGCAGTATTTGTAAGTGCATCATTAGTCGGTTGTGGTAGTAGTAGTTCAAGTAAGTCCGGAAATTCTAAAAAAGTAAATTATACAGACAAGAGTATAACAAGTGTCATAGATAACAAGATTAAAGCTATTAATGATGGTAAGTTTGATGATTACATGAAGAATTATGATGAAAAATCATCAGTATATAAAACTATAAAGGCCGATAAACAAAATTATTTTGGAAAGTATAAAGTAAATGTAAAAGCTGATGATATAAAAGTTTTAAATAAAGATTCTAAAACAGCTCAGGTTCAGGTTATTGAAAATATGTCGAAGATTAAGGGTCCTGGTTTTTTAGATAACAAAACTTTATATGTGGATAATTTAAAAAACATAGATGGTGATTGGAAAATAACAACTGAAAGTGTAATGAGAATTGAATACAAGGAACCTGTTTATGATACCTTGTACAAAAGCATTAAGAAAGCAAACGATAAAAAGCTTGATGATTACATGAGTACAATAGATCCAACGGATAACGATAATTACAACAAGACTAAAGATACAATGCTTGATTTGTTTAATAAATATGATATAGTATATACGCTTGAACAGGCAGATATAAAGAGCAAATCAGATAAGGATACAACAGTTGATTTTGTTGAAACTGCAATTGACAAAAAGAATTCTGATTACAAGGATAATAGATTCTCAGGAGTTTATCATTTAAGACTTATAAATGGTGATTGGAAAATATTTAAGACAGATATTAAGAAAACAGAATCAATTGATAAAAACGGAAATACTATTAAGAGTAGTAGTAAAAAGAACTAGATTATATCCCTCTTGCAAAATTTTGCAAGGGGGATATCATTATTAAATTTTTTTGTGCCTTTATATGAAAGCTAGTCATATAGTTTATAAAGCATATTGCATAAATATAAAAAGATAACTAAAATATAGTTATGGCATGGGAGGTAATGTAATATGAAAAAGGAAGATTTTAAAATAATGTCTGATATGAAAACAATAGAGGGACTAAAAGCAGATTTACTATGCGTTATCAGTGAGTTTTTTAAAATTTTAACTAAGGGAACAAATGCTGCACAAGATGCGATTTTAAATTGTATCTCAGGAGCAATAATATTATTATATATACTTGGTGGAAGACTAGGGTACTCGCACATAGAAATCGATGAAACAATGAAAAAGAAATTAAAGTTAGGAATAATTGAACAGGATGATATAGAGAAAGAGGGAAAAGATCTTACAAAGTTATATAGACACTTGAAAGAGAGAATCTAAGAGTATTTGGAGGAAAAATCTGTGCAAAATTATAATATGAAGGCCATAGGTGAAACAATATTAATGTCTGTAATTTTAGCTATGTTAATATTATTAAATGTATATTCCTTAGGTATGGTTCAACTAATTATTTTTCTTATTCCATTACCTGTTTCAATAATATATGTAAGATATAATTTTAAGTATGCATTAATCTGTATGGCGATAGCTTTATTACTTGGAAGTGTTTTTGCGACTCCAATTTCAGCAGCTTTAACTTGGCTTATGTTTTTAATTCCAACGGCTGCATTTTGTTATAGTTATAAAAAACAATTTAAGTTTTCTAAAGCATTTATTATTATAACGGTAGCATATGTTATTGCAATTATATTTGAATATACAGGGATAATAAAAATAGAGAGTAATACTACCTTTATTCAAATTGTTAATTATATCGTAAGTTCAGCTCAGGCAAGTATGAATTCAGTTGAAAAGGTATATATAGATGCTGGGATGAACAAACAGCAGGTAGATGAAATTTTAGATATTCTAAGGCAAACTTTTACTAAAAGTAATATACTTATGATAGTTCCAGGTTTATTAGGAGTAGTGTCTATTATTTCAGCATATTTATTATGCTTTATAGGAGGAAAAATTTTTAATAAATTAGGTGTAGAATCTAATTATAATATTAAAATATATAATATATATACTTATAATTTAGTTTTAGCTTTTTCCATAATTGCTGTATGTATAGGATTATTACTGAGAAGTAGGAATATACTTATTGGAAGTTACATTTATTATACTGTAGCTTTAACAGTAGGACTTTGGCTTTTAGCTAGTGGCTTATCTTTAATAATTTACTACTTAAAAAGTAAAACTAAGCTTAAAAATGGAATTATAGCTTTAATCGTAATATTTACTTTTATACTCTTTCAAAGTGTAGGCTATATGTATATGATTGTAGGATTTGTTGATTCGTTTGTAGATATCAGGAAAATTGGAAGAAAAAAAGGTGGCAAAGAACAAGGTGAAAAATAATGAAGAAAAGATATAGTGGGTTTTATAATGAAAATTCATCATATATGATTATTAATTTTGCACTTATAATATTTATGTTTGTATATGGTCACTATAAAACGAGTATAATTGCTTTAATTATTACAATTTTTGTTATTGGATATAGTTTTCAAAGATTAAGATCAAAAAAGGATGAATGGAAAGATTTTATAAAGGATTTTTCATCCAGTTCAGATATTGCAGCAAGAAATATACTTATTAATTCGCCCTTTCCTGTAATAATAAGCAGTGAGAAAGGTAATGTTTTATGGTATAATCAAAATATTTCTAATGTATTTAAAGAGGATATATTGGGAGTTAATCTATCAGCTATTATTGATGAGGAAGATCTAAGTGAATTATTAGGAGAAAACTGTAAAACTCATAAAAATTTAAAAATAAAAGATAAATATTATGATATATATAGTAGCAGGATAAAGATTTTTAAGCAGGATAAAGAAATACTTTTAATATATTTTTATGATGTTACAGATAGGTATAAATTTGAAAACGAAATCTCAAATTGTAAAACTTCAGTACTATTAATTGAAGTTGATAATCTTGATGAAGTTGTAAAAAGTACTCCAGAAGATAAAAAACCTTTACTTAAAGCTCAGATTGAAAGAACTATAAATAGCTATGCAAAGAATATAGATGCTATGTTTAAAAAGTATTCTACAGGGAAATATGTTCTTGTTGTTCAAAATAAAAGACTTAAAAGTGAAGCTAAAAAGAAATTTGAAATATTGGATCAGATAAGAGAAATTAACATGGATAATAGTGTAGCTGTAACTTTAAGTATTGGCATCGGTAAATCAGGGAAAACACCTATTGAAAATTATAATTACGCTGTTTTGGCTAAGGAACTTGCACTAGGACGTGGTGGAGATCAAGTTGTAATAAAGGATGGTGAAAAGTTACTATTTTATGGTGGAAAAACTAAGGAAGTTGAAAAGAGAACTAAAGTTAGAGCAAGGGTTATAGGTCAATCTTTGGTTGATTTAGTTAAAGAGAGTACCAGTGTTTTTATAATGGGTCATGTAAATCCTGATATAGATTGTATTGGTGCTGCTATAGGATTATATAGTGTATTAAGCACTAAGGTAAAGGGAGAAATACATATAGTACTTGATAGTACTAATTCCAGTGTTAATGAGATTATAGATAAGTTAGTAACACAATATGATGAGTACAAAAATGTATTTATTAAGAGTGAAGACTGTTTAAAAATTGTAGATATGAGCTCAATTTTAATTTTAGATGATGTTAATAGCCGAAATTATGTACTTAGTGAAAAGGTTATGCAGAGTGTAAGCAAAATAGTTGTAATTGATCATCATAGACGTGCTGCAAATTATATTAAGGATACTATTTTAAGCTATATTGAATCTTATGCATCATCGACATCTGAATTAGTTACAGAAATGATACAATACATGGATGAAAATCACAAACTTAAACCAATTGAGGCAGAAGCGTTACTTGCAGGAATAGTTGTGGATACTAAAAACTTTTCTTTTAAGACAGGAGTAAGGACATTTGAGGCAGCAGCATTTTTAAGAAAGAATGGCGCTGATACTATTGAAATAAAAAAACTTTTTTCAAGTGATTTTGAAAATTATGTTAAAAAGTCTGAAATAATTAGGTCAGCCAAAATAGTCCACAATAATATTGCAATTGCAGTGTGCCCAAGTGAAATAGATAATAATGTCATGGCAGCTCAAGCAGCAGATGAGCTTCTTAATATAACTGGTATTAAGGCATCTTTTGTTCTTATTAAAATAAAGAATAATATACTTATAAGCGGAAGGTCTTATGGAGATATAAATGTCCAGATAATACTTGAAGCTTTAGGTGGTGGTGGACATATTACAATGGCTGGAGCTAAAATAAAATCATCATCAGTTAATGATATTCTTATAAATTTAAATAAAGCAATAGATAAATATTTAGAGGAAGGTGAATAATATGAAGGTAATATTGTTAAAAGATATAAAGAGTGAAGGAAAAAAAGGAGAGGTTATAAACGTATCAGATGGATATGCAAGGAACTTTTTATTTCCTAGGAAATTAGCTGAGGAAGCAAATAATAATAATATGAGGGTTTTAAATTTAAAGAAAGATGCTGAAAGAAAGCAAAAGCTTGAAGAAACAGAGGCAGCGCAGAAGCTTGCTAATGAGCTTAAAGGTAAGGTATTAAAATTGTCAGCAAAGGCAGGAGAAAACGGAAGATTATTTGGTGCAGTAACAAGTAAGGATATAGCAAATGAAATAAAAAAGCAATTTAAAGTGAGTATAGATAAGAAAAAGGTTAGTACTGAAACTATAAGACAGCTTGGAAATTATGAAGTTGAACTTAAATTATATCCTGAAATTTCAACAAAAATAAAAGTATTGATTTCAGAAGGTTAATGAGAGGAGTTAACGGGTGAAATTGCATAATGATTCAGAAGAGATTAAAACACAAGATAATAAAGCTATCCCTTTAGAAGTTCAAGTTGATGCTTTATATGATACTGTAAAGAACATTTTAAGTGAAAAGACTATTAGGGCTAGAATTGTTAAGTATAAACTTAATAAACATATATCAAGCAAAAATTATGCACATAAGATATATGCAATAAATAAAATTATAAGTGAAGAGAAGGGAATAGATACTATTCCTTCAAATGAAAAAGAAATTTATGATGCTATAGAAAGTACAACTAAATGTATTGTAGAGGCTGTGGCAAAAAAATATATTGAAAACCAAATCGAAAGTCAGGTTGAAGATGCTTTAGTTAAAAAGCAAAATAAATATTTAGATGAAGTAAGATTAAATATAATAAGAAAGAAAAAGGGCTCTGAAAATAAAAATACTTTAAATAAATATGATAAACTAAAAAAACTCGAAAAAATTAGATTATCAAAGAGTATGCAAGGACTGCTTAGACCACAGTCATTTTCAGAGATAGTTGGACAAGAGAGAGCAGTAAAGGCACTTTTGTCAAAGTTAGCGTCACCATATCCACAACATATAATATTATATGGTCCTCCGGGTGTTGGAAAAACTACAGCTGCTAGAATAGCACTTGAAGAAGTAAAAAAACTTAAGTATACACCGTTTAAGAAAAATGCAAACTTTGTAGAAGTTGATGGTGCGACACTTAGATGGGATCCTAGGGAAATAACAAATCCTCTTTTGGGTTCAGTTCATGATCCTATATATCAGGGAAGTAAGAGGGATCTAGCAGAAACAGGAATACCGGAACCTAAAACAGGTCTTGTAACAGATGCTCATGGTGGAATATTATTTATTGATGAAATAGGAGAACTTGATATAATGCTTCAAAATAAGCTTTTGAAAGTTCTTGAAGATAAGAAAGTTGAATTTTCATCATCTTATTATGATCCTGATGATGAAAATATGCCTAAGTATATAAAATATCTTTTTGAAAAAGGGGCTCCAGCTGATTTTGTATTAATAGGAGCAACTACAAAAGAACCATCTGAGATTAATCCTGCATTGAGATCTAGATGTACAGAAGTATACTTTGAGCCATTGTCATCTAAAGACATAATTAAAATATTAGAGAATGCAGCAGCAAAACTCAATGTAACTGTAGAAGATGGTGCTTTTGAGTTAATAAGCCAGTATACTATTCAGGGTAGAAGAGCTATAAACATATTAGCAGATGTATATGGTTATGTATTATACAGTAAAGGACTTACGCCTGAAGATGGTATAGAAATTAAAATTAAAGATGTAGAAACAATAATAGGAATAAGCAGATTAACACCATATGAGAAAATAGATTTAGGCAAAAAATACGAGGTTGGCCATGTATTTGGACTTGGAGTTATGGGATTTATGGGTTCAACCATTGAAATAGAAGCTGCGGCTTTTCCTGCTAAAGAAAAAGGAAAAGGAACTATAAGATTTAATGAAACAGCTGGAAGTATGGCAAAGGATTCAGTTTTCAATGCGGCTTCAGTTATAAGGAAATTAACAGATAAAGATATTAAGGATTATGATATACATGTTAATGTAATTGGAGGGGGAAAAATAGATGGCCCTTCAGCTGGAAGTGCAATAACAGTATGTATATTAAGTGCGTTATTAAATAAAGAGGTCAGACAGGATGTTGCTATGACTGGTGAAATTTCTTTAAGAGGAAATGTTAAACCTGTTGGAGGAGTTTTTGAGAAGATTTATGGAGCAAGAAGAAAAGGAATAAAGCTTGTAACGGTTCCAGTTGATAATATTAAAGATGTTCCAGAAGGGCTTAAAGACATAGAAGTAAAAAGCGTTTCAACAATAGAAGAACTTGTTAATATAGTTTTTAAAAAGTAGGAGGAATGAAAAATGGATGCACCCCTTAGAGTTATGCCCCAGAATTTAGAGGCGGAGCAGAGTGTGTTGGGTTCCATGATAAGTGACAAGAATTGTATAGCTCAAGCAGCTGAGACGTTAAGGGGAGAAGATTTTTATCGCGAAAACCACCAAATTATCTTTAATGCTATGATAGGGCTTTTTCAAAAGGATATACCTGTAGATTTAATAACTCTTTTAGAATATTTGAGATCGACAGATAAGCTTGAAGCTGCAGGTGGAATAACATATGTAACACAAATTAGAGATTCTATTGCATCTACAGTTAATATTCAATCTTATATAAAAATTGTAAAAGATAAGTCAATTTTAAGAAGACTCATAAAATCTTCAAATGACATAATAGAAGAAAGTTACTCTAAGCAGGATGATGTTGAAAAAGTCTTAGATGGTGCTGAAAAAAGGATATTTGATATAGCACAAAATAAGGTTACAAGTGATTTTGAGCCTATGAATGTCGTACTTGAACGTGGCTTTGAACAGATAGAAAAACTTTATAATAATAAGGGAGAATTAACAGGGGTTCCGTCAGGATTTCCAGAATTAGATGCTAAAACTTCAGGATTCCAGAGTGGAGATATGGTGCTTATAGCAGCAAGACCTTCAATGGGAAAAACTACTTTTGCACTAAATATAGCGGAATATGCAGCACTAAGAGCTGGAAAAAGTGTAGTAATATTTTCTCTCGAAATGTCAAAGGAACAACTTGCGTATAAACTTTTATGCTCAGAAGCAAATGTGGATATGTTGAAACTCAGAACTGGAAATCTTGAGGATGAGGACTGGGATAACATAGCTAAAGCTTCTGGCCCACTTGCAGATGCTAAGATTTTTATTGATGATACTGCTGGAATAGGTGTAATGGAAATGAGATCTAAATGCAGAAGACTTAAGATAGAGCATGGTATAGACCTTATAGTTATTGACTATTTGCAGCTTATGAGCGGAAGTGGAGAAAGCAGACAGCAGGAAGTATCTGAGATATCAAGATCCATAAAAGCTCTTGCTAAGGAAATGCAATGTCCGGTTATTGCTCTTTCCCAGCTGTCACGTGCGCCGGAACAGAGAAATGATCATAGACCTATGCTTTCTGACTTAAGAGAATCTGGTTCTATCGAGCAGGATGCCGATCTTGTTATGTTTCTTTATAGAGATGAATATTACAACAAGGAAACAGAACAGAAAAATGTGGCTGAGTGCATAATAGCAAAACAAAGAAATGGTCCTACTGGAACTGTTAATTTGGCTTGGCTTGGTCAGTATAGTAAGTTTGGAAGACTGGATATAATACATCAAGAATAAAAAAATACAAGACTGCCACAATAAATATTGTGCACAGTCTTGTATTTTTTTATATAAACTATCCACAGTCAGGACAAAATAATTATAGTCTTGTGGATAAGATAAAGGAGGAAAAGTTAAATTGTGAATA is a window of Clostridium pasteurianum DNA encoding:
- a CDS encoding replicative DNA helicase; its protein translation is MDAPLRVMPQNLEAEQSVLGSMISDKNCIAQAAETLRGEDFYRENHQIIFNAMIGLFQKDIPVDLITLLEYLRSTDKLEAAGGITYVTQIRDSIASTVNIQSYIKIVKDKSILRRLIKSSNDIIEESYSKQDDVEKVLDGAEKRIFDIAQNKVTSDFEPMNVVLERGFEQIEKLYNNKGELTGVPSGFPELDAKTSGFQSGDMVLIAARPSMGKTTFALNIAEYAALRAGKSVVIFSLEMSKEQLAYKLLCSEANVDMLKLRTGNLEDEDWDNIAKASGPLADAKIFIDDTAGIGVMEMRSKCRRLKIEHGIDLIVIDYLQLMSGSGESRQQEVSEISRSIKALAKEMQCPVIALSQLSRAPEQRNDHRPMLSDLRESGSIEQDADLVMFLYRDEYYNKETEQKNVAECIIAKQRNGPTGTVNLAWLGQYSKFGRLDIIHQE
- the yyaC gene encoding spore protease YyaC, with product MKKKVVFNIDDKNLITNFSNYLSCELATSLRNNKDIIFLCIGTDRSTGDSLGPLVGHKLWDLLKDKFLVLGNLENPVHAKNLRETMDFIKNNYKNPFIIAIDACLGNVKNIGNIVIENGPLLPGAAMNKNLPGVGDLSISAIVNVCGPFDFIVLQSTRLYTVMHLADVISKCIYFSTLKLLKENDSAYNDTSCYTNLENS
- a CDS encoding DHH family phosphoesterase, whose translation is MKKRYSGFYNENSSYMIINFALIIFMFVYGHYKTSIIALIITIFVIGYSFQRLRSKKDEWKDFIKDFSSSSDIAARNILINSPFPVIISSEKGNVLWYNQNISNVFKEDILGVNLSAIIDEEDLSELLGENCKTHKNLKIKDKYYDIYSSRIKIFKQDKEILLIYFYDVTDRYKFENEISNCKTSVLLIEVDNLDEVVKSTPEDKKPLLKAQIERTINSYAKNIDAMFKKYSTGKYVLVVQNKRLKSEAKKKFEILDQIREINMDNSVAVTLSIGIGKSGKTPIENYNYAVLAKELALGRGGDQVVIKDGEKLLFYGGKTKEVEKRTKVRARVIGQSLVDLVKESTSVFIMGHVNPDIDCIGAAIGLYSVLSTKVKGEIHIVLDSTNSSVNEIIDKLVTQYDEYKNVFIKSEDCLKIVDMSSILILDDVNSRNYVLSEKVMQSVSKIVVIDHHRRAANYIKDTILSYIESYASSTSELVTEMIQYMDENHKLKPIEAEALLAGIVVDTKNFSFKTGVRTFEAAAFLRKNGADTIEIKKLFSSDFENYVKKSEIIRSAKIVHNNIAIAVCPSEIDNNVMAAQAADELLNITGIKASFVLIKIKNNILISGRSYGDINVQIILEALGGGGHITMAGAKIKSSSVNDILINLNKAIDKYLEEGE
- the lonC gene encoding Lon family ATP-dependent protease is translated as MKLHNDSEEIKTQDNKAIPLEVQVDALYDTVKNILSEKTIRARIVKYKLNKHISSKNYAHKIYAINKIISEEKGIDTIPSNEKEIYDAIESTTKCIVEAVAKKYIENQIESQVEDALVKKQNKYLDEVRLNIIRKKKGSENKNTLNKYDKLKKLEKIRLSKSMQGLLRPQSFSEIVGQERAVKALLSKLASPYPQHIILYGPPGVGKTTAARIALEEVKKLKYTPFKKNANFVEVDGATLRWDPREITNPLLGSVHDPIYQGSKRDLAETGIPEPKTGLVTDAHGGILFIDEIGELDIMLQNKLLKVLEDKKVEFSSSYYDPDDENMPKYIKYLFEKGAPADFVLIGATTKEPSEINPALRSRCTEVYFEPLSSKDIIKILENAAAKLNVTVEDGAFELISQYTIQGRRAINILADVYGYVLYSKGLTPEDGIEIKIKDVETIIGISRLTPYEKIDLGKKYEVGHVFGLGVMGFMGSTIEIEAAAFPAKEKGKGTIRFNETAGSMAKDSVFNAASVIRKLTDKDIKDYDIHVNVIGGGKIDGPSAGSAITVCILSALLNKEVRQDVAMTGEISLRGNVKPVGGVFEKIYGARRKGIKLVTVPVDNIKDVPEGLKDIEVKSVSTIEELVNIVFKK
- a CDS encoding mechanosensitive ion channel family protein; this encodes MNFLNKFNFNIESGTAKIGSFKFNLYNIFSGIVKVLIIIVLMYVSIKIINKVIDRTLKKQQEFRFSIDKKRSKTIGAILKSIVKYCIYFFGIMGILTQILGNKLFSTISITFASMGGIAVGLGAQSLIKDVVNGFFILFEDQYSVGDYITIDTNSGIVESIELRVTKIRNFNGDLHIIPNGKIAEVINHSRGPITINVIVSIAYEESIDKAMNVINNACDKFSNGNEDVVEKPKVVGITEFGASGVTIKVSGKVKPMKQWSNENQLRKCIKEALDEANVEIPYNKVQFVGGDKNEQGI
- a CDS encoding DUF951 domain-containing protein codes for the protein MNKEFDLGDIVEMKKQHPCGTNRWEIIRVGADIKIKCINCGRIIMLPRSSFEKRLKKVLEKKEEN
- a CDS encoding MazG-like family protein → MKKEDFKIMSDMKTIEGLKADLLCVISEFFKILTKGTNAAQDAILNCISGAIILLYILGGRLGYSHIEIDETMKKKLKLGIIEQDDIEKEGKDLTKLYRHLKERI
- the rpsF gene encoding 30S ribosomal protein S6; its protein translation is MNKYETLFILNPSLDEEAVNNNIEKFKAVITNGAGEVGNVDLWGKRKLAYEINKLNEGIYVLINFNSDSQLPKELDRVFRISDDIVRHLIVNLEK
- the rpsR gene encoding 30S ribosomal protein S18 — its product is MARDNGNRERDNGNRRSGGRNRRMKRKVCAFCMDKSESIDYKDINKLRKYVTERGKILPRRISGNCAKHQRELTIAIKRARNIALLPFTTE
- a CDS encoding DUF2232 domain-containing protein; translation: MQNYNMKAIGETILMSVILAMLILLNVYSLGMVQLIIFLIPLPVSIIYVRYNFKYALICMAIALLLGSVFATPISAALTWLMFLIPTAAFCYSYKKQFKFSKAFIIITVAYVIAIIFEYTGIIKIESNTTFIQIVNYIVSSAQASMNSVEKVYIDAGMNKQQVDEILDILRQTFTKSNILMIVPGLLGVVSIISAYLLCFIGGKIFNKLGVESNYNIKIYNIYTYNLVLAFSIIAVCIGLLLRSRNILIGSYIYYTVALTVGLWLLASGLSLIIYYLKSKTKLKNGIIALIVIFTFILFQSVGYMYMIVGFVDSFVDIRKIGRKKGGKEQGEK
- the rplI gene encoding 50S ribosomal protein L9, producing the protein MKVILLKDIKSEGKKGEVINVSDGYARNFLFPRKLAEEANNNNMRVLNLKKDAERKQKLEETEAAQKLANELKGKVLKLSAKAGENGRLFGAVTSKDIANEIKKQFKVSIDKKKVSTETIRQLGNYEVELKLYPEISTKIKVLISEG